From Nicotiana tabacum cultivar K326 chromosome 15, ASM71507v2, whole genome shotgun sequence, the proteins below share one genomic window:
- the LOC107774960 gene encoding GCN5-related N-acetyltransferase 6, chloroplastic: protein MELRSKFLPQFKIQQPELTWVFSKQGKNKPLFVLNIFSREAFPVSYDRWKNIEVHCNNDQSIRQTPLSKQDNAKLPELSFNRLQQTDDGYCGLQKRNFGRFIAREAMLDEEYWTAAWLRAEAHWESVSYMRHVDAYKRKYAEQEFYALKRRCSGQDGNCLKCFCFVAVKKEEKNVRRTVLNSVVGTLDLTIRQFVQRERYPGEIKRLSAVLACQDPFDSHKYAYIANVCVAKFARRQGIASNMIHLAADAAALQGFKQLFVHVNADNIPGQELYKKTGFTIVEEASSSLSKEQRLLMSLEL from the exons atggagtTGAGAAGTAAATTTTTGCCTCAATTCAAGATTCAACAGCCTGAACTTACTTGGGTTTTCTCTAAACAAGGGAAAAATAAACCCCTTTTTGTTCTCAACATTTTTAGCAG GGAGGCTTTTCCCGTTTCATATGATAGATGGAAAAATATTGAAGTACATTGCAATAATGACCAAAGTATCCGGCAGACACCCCTGTCAAAGCAGGACAATGCAAAGTTACCCGAGCTATCTTTTAACCGGCTGCAGCAGACTGATGATGGGTACTGTGGATTGCAAAAGCGGAACTTTGGTCGTTTCATTGCTCGTGAGGCCATGCTGGATGAAGAATATTGG ACGGCAGCCTGGCTACGGGCAGAAGCTCATTGGGAATCTGTGTCCTATATGAG GCATGTTGACGCATATAAAAGAAAGTATGCCGAACAG GAGTTTTATGCTTTAAAGAGAAGATGTTCTGGTCAGGATGGAAATTGCTTGAAATGCTTTTGTTTTGTTGCG GtcaaaaaggaagagaaaaatgTTAGAAGAACAGTACTTAACAGCGTGGTGGGAACTTTGGACCTGACAATCCGACAATTTGTACAAAGGGAGAGATACCCAGGG GAAATCAAAAGGTTATCAGCTGTCTTGGCATGTCAAGATCCCTTTGATTCACATAAATACGCTTACATTGCAAATGTCTGTGTTGCAAAGTTTGCTCGACGTCAGGGTATTGCTTCAAATATGATACATTTGGCTGCTGATGCGGCCGCCTTACAAG GTTTCAAGCAACTATTTGTTCATGTAAATGCAGACAACATACCTGGCCAGGAACTATACAAAAAAACTGGCTTTACG ATTGTTGAAGAAGCTTCATCATCTCTATCAAAAGAACAGAGATTACTTATGTCCTTGGAATTATAA
- the LOC107775402 gene encoding SNF1-related protein kinase regulatory subunit beta-1-like, which yields MGNANGREDGAVVGGGGGGVDEVSGRRSSNIQSANIGEDHARTTRVASADLMVNSPPQSPHRSASPLLFGPQVPVVPLQAGDGHPATDQMWGDESQDASDHSPESGIPILITWSYGGNNVAIQGSWDNWRSRKILQRSGKDHTILLVLPMGIYHYKFIVDGEVRYIPDLPCVADETGVVFNLLDVNDNVPENLESVAEFEAPPSPDSSYGQGLLGDEDFAKDPVAVPPQLHLTVLGSENSEEAPSSPKPQHVVLNHLFIEKGWASQSVVALGLTHRFQSKYVTVVLYKPLKR from the exons ATGGGGAATGCGAACGGAAGAGAAGACGGCGCCGTCGTTGGCGGAGGAGGTGGCGGTGTTGATGAGGTGTCGGGAAGAAGATCCAGTAATATTCAATCTGCAAATATTGGTGAAGATCACGCTCGGACCACGCGCGTGGCTTCAGCTGACTTAATGGTCAATTCTCCTCCGCAAAGTCCACATCGCTCTGCTTCACCTCTCTTGTTCGGACCTCAG GTCCCAGTAGTTCCTTTACAAGCAGGGGATGGCCATCCTGCTACCGACCAAATGTGGGGCGATGAATCTCAGGATGCCTCTGATCATTCTCCAGAGAGTGGCATACCTATTTTGATAACATGGAGTTATGGTGGTAATAATGTTGCTATCCAAGGATCTTGGGACAACTGGAGATCAAG GAAGATTCTCCAAAGATCAGGCAAGGACCACACCATTCTTTTGGTCCTTCCGATGGGTATATATCATTACAAATTCATTGTGGATGGAGAAGTCAGATATATCCCAGATCTTCCATGTGTAGCAGATGAGACAGGCGTTGTCTTTAATCTTCTTGATGTTAAT GATAATGTGCCGGAGAACCTCGAAAGTGTTGCAGAGTTTGAGGCCCCACCGTCACCTGACTCTAGCTATGGGCAAGGTTTGCTGGGAGATGAGGATTTTGCAAAGGATCCAGTGGCAGTTCCCCCCCAACTTCATCTAACTGTTCTTGGTTCTGAAAACTCAGAAGAAGCACCTTCTTCTCCGAAGCCCCAGCATGTAGTGCTTAATCACCTCTTTATAGAGAAAGGATGGGCTTCTCAATCCGTTG